CTAAATCGGGAGCCGTTGCCTGATACGAAACCAGAGCGATCAGCGGATGTAAAGGCTTCGGTTGCTTTAGGTACTCTAGCAGCTCAGTAATCGTTTTAAAAACGTGCGTTTGCGGTGCTTTCATGCGATCAATCTTTACAAGCATAACGGCTGAGGAATAAATGCCCTCTACTAGTCCTGGGCGGTAGGACGAATGACAATATCACCAATTTCTACGTCATCCGGTTGTTCCAGAGCAAAGGCCACGGCCCGGGCCACGGCTTCGGGAGGCAGGCCGAACGTGTCCATTTGATCCGTGATGGCTTCTTTTAAAGCTTCATTTTTCAACTGAGCTACAAAATCGGTTTTTACCATGCCCGGTGAAATGCCCGTTACCCGATACTTCCCTTTAGATTCCTGTCGTAGGGCTTCATGAATGGTGCGAACGGCATTTTTGGTTCCCGCGTAGACGCCCTGATTGGGTGTAATTTTGATACCCGAGGTGGAAATAATGGTAATGATGTGCCCGAAACCCTGTTGTTTGAATACCGCCAGCCCCGCAGCGATACCGTACAGGACTCCTTTCAGGTTAATATCGATCATCTTTTCCCAATCCCCAATTTGTAACTCATCCATACGCGAAAGCTCACTCACGCCCGCATTGTTGATGATAGCATCTACCTTGCCGTACTGCTGACGGGCCAACTCGACCAGACGCGTCAGGTCTGCCTGCTGGCTAACATCGGTTAGTGCATAAGTAGCCTGTTTGCCCTCTTCTTTGATTTGATGTACGAGTTCGATCAGACGATCTTCCCGCCGGGCTCCCAGCACTACGATTGCCCCTTGCTGAGCTAACAGGCGAGCGATAGCTTGGCCAATGCCACTACTGGCTCCCGTGATGACGATAACTTTTCCCTGATTTGTGCTTGACATACGTGTGCTGTGGAATGTTTCGACAAAGTTCACCATCACCCGTTTGCTAAACGTAGCCTAAAATGCAGAAGACTTAGCCAAAAAGTTTGGGTAAGAATAAAAGTGTGTACAAACAGTGTAACCCGGCATTTTTCTGGTAAGGTTCAGCCCAAAGTCCTTACATCCTATCTGGAATCAATAAATAAGATTAATTGATGGATTCGCTCAACCCTAATAGTAAGGGCATCTTTATAGTAAAATCAGGCCGTTTGTTCGTATAGTCTTAACCGTTACTTTTGTATCGTCTCGTTCATGCAGAGGGATTGAAACAAGATCTCTGCACCTTAGGGCAGGGCCGGGTTCTCTGGTTGGAACCTACTCCGTTAGTCAGGCTGATTTATGGGGATTATCACAATGACTGACGGAGTTCCTGCACAAGGAAGATTTCTAACGAAGAGTCCATGTAGCATTTTATATCCACCCACCTCTATGTATCCTGGTAAAGGCTTTTTCCGATTATTGGAGAGAGCCTTTATTATTACTTGGAGGAGAACGTAACGAATGCCGCCTACACTCCAGGTCTGATCTAACGAATGGCACCGCTATTTTTGCTGAGTAACTAACAAACAGTATAACCAACGAAGGACCATTTGATCCTAATCAGGCGAAATACACAACCGGATCGTAGTATCGCTCAATTCTTCCCCCTTAACTACCGAATTTGTACCCCGATACAGGCGAGCGGGCGGCTTAGTATTGCCCACCGAACTCACGCTATGAACGCATCGCCTTCCAACCCCAGAAAGAGTCACTACTATGCATGGCTCATCTATGCATTAATGGTAGTGATTATTGGATTAACCTTATTTGTGATTTACACGTTTTAGATTTGTGATTTACACGTTTTAGCTGTAGTCTTCTTCCAGCGGCGTAGTCGTCGTTCGGAATTGTCGGGCGTATTCCGAGGGCGGCACATTGTACAGCTTCTGAAACATTTTCCGGAAATACTTCACGTCTTCAATCCCTACCTGATACGCAATATCCGATACCCGCATCGGGGTGCTGGACAGAAGCTGGGCGGCCCGTTTCATACGTACATCGCGAATGAATTCAACAACGGTTTGTCCAGTAATACTTTTCAGCCGCCGATAGAATACCGACTGACTCATGCCCATTTCCTGAACCAGGATCTGAACGTTGAATTCAGGTTCCTGTAATTGGTTTTCGACAATCTGCATGGCCTTTTCCAGGAAGAACTTATCAGCATCCGGAATGACGACTTCGGAGGGCTCCAGCAAAATTTTTCGCTGGTAGTACTCCCGTAGTTTGACCCGGTTCAGCAGTATACTCGTGATTTTGGCGTACAGGATTTTAGGATGGAAGGGCTTGGTGATGTAATCGTCGGCTCCGTGTTCCAGACCTTCCAGTTCGTACACCGCCGCGGCTCGGGCCGTAAGCAGCAACACGGGTATATGACTAGTTTTGGGATGCTGCTTGATTTTGCGACAAAGTTCCAGACCGTCGCTCCGGGGCATCATAATGTCACTAATGATCAGGTCGGGCAGACTCGTCAGGGCCTGATTCCAGCCATCCAGTCCATCAACGGCCGTCAGTACTTCAAATTCACCGACCAATAACTGGTGCAGATATTTCCGCACTTCTTCATTGTCTTCCACCACCAGCACGCGGAGCGAAATCGGTAACTGACTGGTTGCCGCCAGGAGTTCCGCGTCGGCCTCGGGTAGCTCCAGCGTAGTGGGAACGGCGGTTTCGGGAACGTGAATTTCGGAGGCTTGCAAATGGCGATTCCCGAAAGGCAGGCGGACTGTGAAAGTAGTCCCCTGATTTGGTGCACTGGTTACCGAAACTTCGCCCCGGTGCCGTTCCACCCACTGTTTTACCAACGAAAGGCCAATGCCCGAACCTACAATCTTCAGCGTTTGGGTATGAGAAGCCTGGAAATAGGGATCGAAAATGTGCTCAAGTTCTTCGGTGGGCATTCCTACACCCCAATCCCGTACCTGAATTTCCAGGTAATGCTGTAGAAGCCGACCGTTGTGGTACTCCGCCGACTGCCCGACATCTCCCACCACCTGTAAGGACAAGCGAATCCGGTCCTGCGGGCGGGTGTACTTGAAGGCATTCGATAAGAGATTAGTCAGAATGATTTCCAGTTTGTTCCGGTCAAAATACAGGTAAATGGGCTCCGCTGGTTTTTCCAGCCGGTAATCCAGTTGCATTTCTTCGGCTTTGAGCTGATAAATGAGATACAGTTCTTGTACAAAACTGCTGATGTTTTCCCGACTGGCCTTTAGAGACAAATGGCCCGACTCCACCTTGCGAAAATCGAGTAACTGATTCACCAGATCGAGTAGCTTACGCGTCTGGCTGTGCATGAGTAAGACTTTTTCTCGCAGTCCACTCTGCTGGTATTTGGCAGATACCAGTTCTTCCATCGGCCCCAGGATCAGGGTAAGGGGCGTTCGGAGTTCGTGGGAGACGTTCGTGAAAAAGCTCAGCTTCAAATCGGTCAATTCCTTTTCTTTTTCATGCTGGAACTTTTCAAAAGCCAGGGTATTTTTCAGATCCTGCTGAGCCGTAGCGATGCGGCGGTACAACAGCAGAGCCCCCGTTAGGATACAGCCATAGAGTACGTATGCCCACCAGCTTTTCCACCAGGGTGGCAGAATCGTTACCTGCACCTGAGCGGCCTGGCTCGACCAGATGCCATCGCCGTTGGTTGCTTTCACCAGGAAGGTATACGTACCGGCAGCCAGGTTTGAAAAACTGGCCATGCGTTGTCCGCTGGGCAATTCCACCCAATCTGTGTTGTACCCTGTCAGACGATAGGCGTACCGTTGCTTCTTCGGATTGGCATAATTCAGGGCGACAAAAGCCAGAGAAAAATCGTTTTCGGAGGCCTCCAGCCGAAGATCCGGATTCGCCGAAAACGGCTTTTCCAGCAGTACTCGGCCGTTTAAGGTATCGCCGGTAGCTACAGGTTGATTGTGCACGCGGAATTCGGTGATCTGTACCAGCGGCGGATAGGGGTTCGGACGGATTGCGGCGGGTTTGAAAGACGTAATGCCGTTGATACCGCCGAAGTAAAGCGTCCCATCGCTGGAGCGGTAGGAGGCTCCGACTTTAAAGGAATTACTCTGAAGGCCGTCCGTTACATCATAATGCCAGAGCTGACGAGTACGGGGATTAAACTGATAGAGACCCGTCCCACCAATCCAGAGGTTTCCCGATCCGTCAAACTGTAAACTTTCAATATCATTTTCGGGTACCCAGTGGCGGTAGCGTTCGATGCGTTCCGTACCGGGCGTGAGTCGGTGCAGACCACCCCCGATGGTACCGATCCAGAGGTATCCGACGGAATCTTTGGCCAGGGGCCAGGCGTAATTCGTTTGCAAACTATTCGGATTACCCGGTTGATGCGTAAAGGCTTTCAGTAAAGACAATTTACCCTGCCGGATCTGGAGCTTAAGTACGCCCTGATCCCGCGTACTGGCCCATAAACAATCCTGACTGGCGTCGTACAGAAGCGAGGTAATCTGTCGCGTAGGCAAATTATGCTGATCGGGCGAGTAGGTACCCAGGTAGTTCCCCTGCTCATCGTACGCAAGAATACCGGCACTGCTGGTGGCAACCCAGAGCATACCGTGGCGGTCCTGCGTGATGTGTTCGATGCAGATGTTTCGCCAGTCCGGTCCGTTCGGGACGGGAGCTTGCAGGCGGGGTGCTAAACTTCCGCCCGGAGCCATCCGCAAGAGGCCTTTGTAACGCGTACCGATCCATAAAGTGCCCTGGGTATCCTGATAGATAGCCGATACGTCCATGCCATTATCGCGGCCGAATACCGTACTGCTGAGGTAATTTTTGAAGGTTTTTTGGCGGAGGTCGTAACTGGCAAATCCGTTACGGGTACCCATCCAGATCTGCTGAGCTTTTTCGTCTTTAAAAATAGTATTGATGTAATTGTGAGCCGGAGTCGTAGAGCCTAGCATCTGCCGCCGGATGAGTCCGAATGGTTTCGAGCGGAGTTTCAGCAAGTTTAGTCCCCCGGCTGAAGTTGCCAGCCAGAGGTTGTTAAATCGATCTTCCAGAATATCGTGCACCCGTACGGAATTGATGCTGTATAGATCCGTATCCTGAGGCAGGAAGGTTTGTACATCGGTTACATCCAGCGGCAGTCCGCTACGCTGGGCAGGCCGCATGAGCATCAGGCCATAACTGGTACCAATCCAAAGCCGCTGAAATGAATCGAGAAACAGACTTTCGATCGTCGCAAACTGCAAGGGTAGGGCTTGCGGCTGTAAATGGCCCCCTTGAGCAAGGGTAGCCTCTGAAGCCCAGAATACCTGATTTCCCGTACCAATCCACAAATCACCCCGGTAATCCCGGTGAAGGGCCCGAATCGATGTCTGATTCAGGGCTTGTACCTGCAAAGCTTTACGAGTATGGGGTTTGATAACCCATAAGCCATGATTAAGGGTTCCTACCCAGACCTGTCCGGTACGATCTACCGCGAGCCGGGAGATGCTGGGTTGACCGAAGATCGAAATTCGGGCTATCTTTTGAATATTTCCCCAAGCATCCAGTTCTATGACAAACAATCCGGCCTGATGCGTAGCCACCCAAAGACGCTGAGGAGCGTCAGAGGTAATGGCGTTGATATTTACTTCAGATAATTGCTGAGCCAGAGCCTGAAAAGCAGCGGCTCCTGCACATTCCAGAATACTCGAAAAGCGATCTTTTGAAGCGTCATACAGATATAACCCGGCTCGTTCCACACCCACCCATAGTCGTCCGGCGGGGTCTACATGGAGCGTTCGGACGCGATTGGCTGTCGTGCCCAGGTGGTCATTCAAGGGCAAGTCATACGTCTTTAAGCTATGCCCGTCGTACCGATCCAGCCCTTTGTTGGTTCCTACCCAGGTAAAACCCAGCCGATCCTGAGCCACGCACATGGCGTCACTGTGGGAGAGGCCTTCATTGACCGTAATGTGTTCAAAGCGAAAAGGTGCGGATTGAGCCATCGCCGGTATCAGGCAACAACTCATCCAGAAAATACAGCTTAAGAAAAAGAACTTCATAGATTGGCTAATATGCCCCTCTGTTTTGACGAAAAAAAGCCTCTCCGGCCATTACATAGGTTTTAACTTTGTTGTATGAGTTGCCCATGGGAAATAATTTCGCCCGTAAATCAACTTAAAAAGATCATAAGTTTACTTATTTTCTTCTTATTCGCAAGCATTTCAATTCCTTTTCAAAACCTTTATGTCCTATCGTATCCTTTTTTGTCTGTGGCTTTTCGTGGGTTTTGTTTCCTCCGGATGGGCCGAACCCCTTCGGAAAGAACCCTATTCAGCGTACCTTTTTGTTTATTTTACGGGTAAAGGAGCTAACCAGGAGGCCATACGTTTTGCCGTCAGTACAGATGGGTACAACTACAAAGCCCTCAATTTCAATCAACCGGTTATTCCCTCGGCTGAGATCAGTGCCACGGGCGGCGTTCGCGATCCGCATATTTTGCGTAGTGAAGATGGCAAGTCGTTTTATATGGTAGCCACGGATATGCACACCGTTAAAAACAGCTGGGGACCGAACCATGGCATGGTGCTGCTTCGGTCGAAGGATCTACTGCATTGGAAATCCAGTAAGATTGACATTACGCAAACCTATCCGGCATTCAAGGAAGTAAACCGGGTATGGGCTCCGCAGACCATCTACGATCCCGTCGCAAAAAAGTACATGATTTATTGGTCCATGCGATTTGGGAAAGATGCCGACAAGATCTATTACGCTTACGCCAATGCGGATTTCACGGCTTTGGAAAGTACGCCCCAGTTGCTCTTCACCAACCCTCAGGGTGGGTCCTGTATCGATGCAGATATTATCCGGAAGGATGGCGTGTACCACCTGTTCTATAAAACGGAAGGCAACGGTAATGGCATCAAGCAGTCTACCGCCAAACAATTGACGGGCCCCTATACTCAGCACGACGCCTACCTGCAACAGACCAATGATCCAGTCGAAGGCTCCGGAATTTTTAAACTCAACCATTCCGATCAGTACATTCTCATGTACGATGTCTACACCAAGGGCCGCTACGAATTTACGACCAGCAAAGACCTGGAGCATTTTACAAAAGTAGACCACGAAATTTCCATGAACTTTCTCCCCCGGCACGGTACCATTCTGCCGATTACGCAGGCCGAGTATCAGGCTCTGACGAAGCAGTGGCCGCTGGCGAATAACCCCGTACTGGGTGGCCATTTTGCGGATCCGGAAGTGCTGTATGCGGAGAAAACGGGTAAGTTTTATCTCTATCCCACCAGTGATGGTTTTGATAACTGGGGAGGTACGTACTTCACAACCTTTTCGTCCACGAATCTGGTAGACTGGCACGACGAAGGCGTTATTCTGGATTTGCCTAAGCAAACCACCTGGGCCAACCGCAATGCCTGGGCACCGTGCATCGTGGAGAAGAAAATCGGCGGCAAGTATCAGTACTTTTATTACTATTCGGGAGCCCAAAAAATTGGCCTGGCCATCGCCGATGAACCGACGGGACCCTTTACCGACATTGGTAAGCCTTTCATTGATAAACATCCCGAAGGCATTAAACACGGGCAGGAAATCGATCCGGATGTTTTTACTGATCCGCAAACGAATAAAAGCTATCTATACTGGGGAAATGGCTATCTGGCCGCGGCGGAGCTGAGCGAAGATATGCGTTCGCTCAAACCCGAAACGCAGAAAATTCTAACGCCGGATCAGACCTTCCGCGAAGGTACCTACGTCATCTATCGGAAAGGAACGTATTACTTCTTCTGGTCGGAAGATGATACCCGCAGTGAAAACTACCGGGTACGCTACGCTACAGCAAAGTCTCCGCTGGGTCCTCTGACTATTCCATCCAATAACCTCGTCATCGAAAAAGACAAGAGTCGGGGGATTTACGGTACGGGTCACAACTCGGTGATTCAGGTGCCGGGCAAGGATGAATGGTACATCGTTTATCATCGCTTCCGCTACCCCGATGGCATTACGCTGGGCGATGCGGCGGGCTATAATCGCGAAACCTGTATTGATCGGCTGACCTTCAATGCCGACGGCAGCATTACTCCGACGAAACCCACCTTGGAAGGAATTGCTCCCGTGACTCTAAAGAAGTAAACCTGGCTTTTCATACTTCAAAACAGCTGGTGCTCTGAGCATCAGCTGTTTTTTTATGGCCTAAGCAGTCCTGCCAATCGCCTTTGGAAGAACGTCTTATTAACTCGCTGATACTGAATGTAGCAAAGTCAAATTTACACCCGCTTTTTGACGAAATCGTCCCCGATTATTCTGCTTGAGGACCTCTACTTTTGGACTATTCAAGTAAATAGTTTAACCGACCGCTATCGATTGAATATTAATTCTACCAATAGTTAGACACCTTTTTTACTTCTTATGAAATTTAAATGGCTACTTATTTGTGGAGCGATGTTACACCTGCGAGGTGGATTCGCCCAGCCCTGGACCGGAAGTCCTTTATACGCGTCAGCGAAAACTTCCCGTCAAGCCATTATCATCACCGGGAAAGTAACCGACGGCAACGGACAGGGAATTCCCGGTACTAGCGTTTCCTTAAAAGGAACTACGCTGGGAACGAATACCGACACCGACGGGAACTTCAGACTCCAGATTCCCGAGGGTACGTCCAGTCCAACCCTGGTTTTCTCTTACGTAGGGTATGCCACGCAGGAAATAGCAGTAGGCTCACAGACTACCATTAATGTCCAACTGAAAGACGATAGCCGAGCCTTGAGCGAGGTTGTGGTCGTAGGCTATGGTACCCAGAAACGTTCGGACATTACGGGTTCGGTGGCTTCCGTACCTAAGGGACGTCTGTCGCAATTACCCGTTACTAACGTATTGCAGGCCGTGCAAGGATCCGTGGCGGGGGTAAATATCTCGCAGCCTTCTTCCGTACCCGGTGCTTCCCCTTCTACGACCATTCGGGGCCAGAACTCGATTAACGCCAATTCGGGACCGTTCGTGGTGGTGGATGGTATTCCGCTGAGCAAGACCGGCGGTTCGCTCAACGACATCAACCCGAACGACATCGAGTCGATGGAAATTCTGAAGGATGCCTCTGCCGTAGCCATTTACGGTACGAACGGAGCTAACGGGGTAATCCTGATTACGACCAAACGCGGTACCACCGGTAAGCCTACCATCCGCTACAATAATTACGTAGGAATTGAAGAGTTCTCGCACATTTTGCGTCCCCGAAACGGAGCGGAATACGTTCAAAAATACGCCGATTTTATCGCACAAACGGGGCAGACGGCACCTTTCCCCGTTCCGAACTACGACGAGCTTCCCAATTACAA
This region of Siphonobacter curvatus genomic DNA includes:
- a CDS encoding hybrid sensor histidine kinase/response regulator transcription factor — protein: MKFFFLSCIFWMSCCLIPAMAQSAPFRFEHITVNEGLSHSDAMCVAQDRLGFTWVGTNKGLDRYDGHSLKTYDLPLNDHLGTTANRVRTLHVDPAGRLWVGVERAGLYLYDASKDRFSSILECAGAAAFQALAQQLSEVNINAITSDAPQRLWVATHQAGLFVIELDAWGNIQKIARISIFGQPSISRLAVDRTGQVWVGTLNHGLWVIKPHTRKALQVQALNQTSIRALHRDYRGDLWIGTGNQVFWASEATLAQGGHLQPQALPLQFATIESLFLDSFQRLWIGTSYGLMLMRPAQRSGLPLDVTDVQTFLPQDTDLYSINSVRVHDILEDRFNNLWLATSAGGLNLLKLRSKPFGLIRRQMLGSTTPAHNYINTIFKDEKAQQIWMGTRNGFASYDLRQKTFKNYLSSTVFGRDNGMDVSAIYQDTQGTLWIGTRYKGLLRMAPGGSLAPRLQAPVPNGPDWRNICIEHITQDRHGMLWVATSSAGILAYDEQGNYLGTYSPDQHNLPTRQITSLLYDASQDCLWASTRDQGVLKLQIRQGKLSLLKAFTHQPGNPNSLQTNYAWPLAKDSVGYLWIGTIGGGLHRLTPGTERIERYRHWVPENDIESLQFDGSGNLWIGGTGLYQFNPRTRQLWHYDVTDGLQSNSFKVGASYRSSDGTLYFGGINGITSFKPAAIRPNPYPPLVQITEFRVHNQPVATGDTLNGRVLLEKPFSANPDLRLEASENDFSLAFVALNYANPKKQRYAYRLTGYNTDWVELPSGQRMASFSNLAAGTYTFLVKATNGDGIWSSQAAQVQVTILPPWWKSWWAYVLYGCILTGALLLYRRIATAQQDLKNTLAFEKFQHEKEKELTDLKLSFFTNVSHELRTPLTLILGPMEELVSAKYQQSGLREKVLLMHSQTRKLLDLVNQLLDFRKVESGHLSLKASRENISSFVQELYLIYQLKAEEMQLDYRLEKPAEPIYLYFDRNKLEIILTNLLSNAFKYTRPQDRIRLSLQVVGDVGQSAEYHNGRLLQHYLEIQVRDWGVGMPTEELEHIFDPYFQASHTQTLKIVGSGIGLSLVKQWVERHRGEVSVTSAPNQGTTFTVRLPFGNRHLQASEIHVPETAVPTTLELPEADAELLAATSQLPISLRVLVVEDNEEVRKYLHQLLVGEFEVLTAVDGLDGWNQALTSLPDLIISDIMMPRSDGLELCRKIKQHPKTSHIPVLLLTARAAAVYELEGLEHGADDYITKPFHPKILYAKITSILLNRVKLREYYQRKILLEPSEVVIPDADKFFLEKAMQIVENQLQEPEFNVQILVQEMGMSQSVFYRRLKSITGQTVVEFIRDVRMKRAAQLLSSTPMRVSDIAYQVGIEDVKYFRKMFQKLYNVPPSEYARQFRTTTTPLEEDYS
- a CDS encoding SDR family oxidoreductase, yielding MSSTNQGKVIVITGASSGIGQAIARLLAQQGAIVVLGARREDRLIELVHQIKEEGKQATYALTDVSQQADLTRLVELARQQYGKVDAIINNAGVSELSRMDELQIGDWEKMIDINLKGVLYGIAAGLAVFKQQGFGHIITIISTSGIKITPNQGVYAGTKNAVRTIHEALRQESKGKYRVTGISPGMVKTDFVAQLKNEALKEAITDQMDTFGLPPEAVARAVAFALEQPDDVEIGDIVIRPTAQD
- a CDS encoding family 43 glycosylhydrolase translates to MSYRILFCLWLFVGFVSSGWAEPLRKEPYSAYLFVYFTGKGANQEAIRFAVSTDGYNYKALNFNQPVIPSAEISATGGVRDPHILRSEDGKSFYMVATDMHTVKNSWGPNHGMVLLRSKDLLHWKSSKIDITQTYPAFKEVNRVWAPQTIYDPVAKKYMIYWSMRFGKDADKIYYAYANADFTALESTPQLLFTNPQGGSCIDADIIRKDGVYHLFYKTEGNGNGIKQSTAKQLTGPYTQHDAYLQQTNDPVEGSGIFKLNHSDQYILMYDVYTKGRYEFTTSKDLEHFTKVDHEISMNFLPRHGTILPITQAEYQALTKQWPLANNPVLGGHFADPEVLYAEKTGKFYLYPTSDGFDNWGGTYFTTFSSTNLVDWHDEGVILDLPKQTTWANRNAWAPCIVEKKIGGKYQYFYYYSGAQKIGLAIADEPTGPFTDIGKPFIDKHPEGIKHGQEIDPDVFTDPQTNKSYLYWGNGYLAAAELSEDMRSLKPETQKILTPDQTFREGTYVIYRKGTYYFFWSEDDTRSENYRVRYATAKSPLGPLTIPSNNLVIEKDKSRGIYGTGHNSVIQVPGKDEWYIVYHRFRYPDGITLGDAAGYNRETCIDRLTFNADGSITPTKPTLEGIAPVTLKK